The segment AGTATCCCCAATCTCGCTGATGGCCACTGGACGGATTCTTTCCCTCTTGCCGGTTGCGATAGGCATGAGAGAGCGGGCAAAGCGGCCCGGTGTCGTCTTGCCCCCCGCAGCTTCCACGAGGGTGGGATACACATCCATCATCTGCACCGGGGCTTTGCTCCTGCCGGGCTTCACCTGCGCTGGCCACCGCACCACGAGAGGCACACGTGCGGACTCTTCATAGAAGCGCCCTTTGGTCAGCATCCCATGAGCGCCCATCATTTCACCGTGGTCGGCGGTGAAGGCCACCAATGTGTTGTCCCAGGTGCCACGTTCCTTCAGTGCGGTCACGAGCCTTCCAGTGCAGTGGTCCACGAGGGAGATCTTTCCCAGATAATTCGCCAGCAGCTTCTTCATCGTGGCATGATCCACATTGAAGCTCTCCCGCTTGAAAGACTCCGGCACATTCGCGGGCAGGGTGAGCTTTTCGGGATCGTACATGGTGGCGTATTCTCCCGGCGCATCGAGCGGAGGATGGGGCGAGTGCAGGCTCACCACAAGACAGAGCGGCTTGTCCTTCGGTTGTGCTTTGATGAAGTCGACGGCCTGACCGGTGGTGAAGCTGTCGTGGTACTGCTCCACGGATGCCAGACTGGCACGCGGCTCAAATTCCCACAGCACATACCGGCGGCGAATGTCTTTGGCCACTCCGTCTAGCAAGCCGAGTCCACTCAAGTACTTGCCGTACAGGCCGCGGTCCGTGATGTTGTCCGGCGGACCGGCGATGTCCTTCACCACATCCAGGCCGAGTGCCTTGTGGTACTCAGCGGGAGTCGGGTATTCACGTTTCCACTCCGGTCCCGAGTTCCAGTGCAGCTTGCCGATCTGCGCCGTGGTATAGCCGGCCTGCTGCATATCGCGAAACATCGGAGCGGTCTCCGCTCTCACGTAGTAGCCGGAGGCATTTCCCCACAACGCATGACCATGATTGTGCGGATACAACCCGGTGATGAGCGAGACACGTGCCGGCATGCAAACCGGCGAGGTCGTGTAGCAGGCGTCAAAAATCATGCCCTCCTTCGCAATCTGATCGAGATGCGGCGTCTTTACCTGGGGATTGTCCCAGCTTGTGTACCTCGGGCTCCATTGGTCCGTGAGAATCACCACCACATCCGGCTTCTGCGCCGACACAGTCAAGGCAAACGAACACAACGCCGAGGTCAGCAGGAACAGCTTCTTCATGGGCTTGCAGGAGTAGTCGTGAGTATTGCTAGCGGGTCACACGCACGTTGCGAAATCCAGCGCTCGATTCGAACACGAGGAAGTTCAGCGCATTTTTGGATTCGCCGAGCACCGCATGCGTGCCTTCGATGGTGACATCATTCACCTGCACCGTGGCCTTGTCTCCTTTGAAGGTGATGCGCACGGGGTACCAGGTCTTTTGCGCGAGCTTCACCGGCTTTCTTGCGATGCGCTCGATGGCATCCTTGGCTTCGCCGGCGGAAGGGTTCTTGGTCAGCCCCACCATTTCCGGCGAGACTTCCACGCGGAAGCTTCCTTTCTTGTCGCCCCATTCGATGCGCAATGAATGCCGATCCGCACCATCAAAGGAAATCTCGTAGTCGATCACACCATCCGTGAGAGACGCTGGCACGCGCATCACGGCGCCGTTCTTGTCCTTTGCGAGTTGCGAGCCCCAGAGCCCGCCATCTCGTGCAGTCCAGTTGTCCTTTCGCGCCACCCACGGTGCGCCCGGGACTTCCTGCAAGGTCGCTTCCAGCACCACGCCACCCGCTGCTTTATCCATCGTCGCAATCTTCTCTGTCTGCTTCGTTACGACGGGTGGCAGCTCGCGGCTGTAGCCACCGTCACGATAGCGTACCAACAGGACACGCAGTTCCTCCACCACTTCGGGATGAGCCGCACTCACGTCCTTCTCTTCAGCTGGGTCGTCCTTCGTATTGAAAAGCTGCGGACGAAACTGCGATCCGTTCTTCTTCCTCGCAGCAAGCTTGATGCCTTCTGCGGGCACGCCCTCCACCCACTTCCACGGTCCTTTGCGGATGGCATACACTCCGTCCGAACTGTGCACGATCATGTCATCACGCACGGGTGATTTCGCATGCCCCTTCAATGCTGCGAGGAAGCTGCGACTGTCTTCCGCAGCCTTGTCCGCCGACGGCAATGGCTCACCGATGATCTCAGCCGTGGTGGCGAGGATATCGGCAACACTGATCATATCGTGGGAAACGGACCCTGCCTGCACCTGCCCGGGCCAGCGCACCATGAAGGGCACCTTGAAACCGCCTTCCCACACGTCGTGTTTCCGACCACGGAGCGCACCGTTCACCTTGAGACCGGCCTTGTAAGCCTGCGACTGCGGAGTGTCATCGTCCGTTTTGACAACACCGCCGTTGTCGCTCGTGAAGAGCACCAGCGTATTCTGCGCGACGCCCTTCTTCTCCAGCGCTTCGAGTATGCCACCCACACTGCGATCCAGTTCGTGGATCCAGTCTCCGTAGGAACCGGCGGGACTTTTGCCGGCAAGGTCCTTGTCGGGTGTGATGGGATTATGCGCGGCCACCGGAGTGAAGTAGAGGAAGAAGGGCTTGTCCTTGGGCTGTTGCTCAATCCATCGTGTGGCTTTGAGCGTGAGCTGCGCCATCACGCGCTCATTCTTCCGGCGTGGCGCATCGAGAGGAAGGATGTTACCACGCCCAACTTCGGTATCTTCCGGACCATACGTGGACTGGAAGTTCTGCTCCTCATCCGCGCCCGGTCCGGGAATCTTGATGCCCTTTGGAAAGTTCCCGCTGCGCAATCCATATACGAAGCGGTTCTCGACGAAGACGCCGGTGAGATCTCCATGATTGGCGGGCACGCCGAAGTGGTAGTCGAAACCGATGTCCAGTGGCCCTGGTGAAAGCTCTGCGGTGTAGTCCGTGCGCCAATTCGGATTCTCCGTCGCCTTGCCGTAGCCAAGATGCCACTTACCTACTGCTGCCGTGGTGTAGCCATGTTTCTTCAGGAGCGAAGCCATGTTCAAGCGGGAGCTCTCAATGTGCAGGGGTGAGAAGGTGCTGAGCACGCCGTGCTTCTCCGTGGTGCGCCAGCAGTAACGCCCCGTTAGCAGGGAGTAGCGTGTGGGCGAGCACACGGAGGACGTGGTGTTCGCATCGGTGAAGCGGCGACCTTCCTTCGCCAGTCGATCCATGTTCGGTGTCTGCACCAGCTTGGGATCCGCCCCGTACGCGTTCGTGCTGCCATAGCCGAAGTCATCCGAGAGAATGACGACGATGTTTGGCAAAGAAGAAGCCGCGCGCGCCGCTTCACCGACAGTGAAAGTGATGGCGATAGCAAGCAGAGAGAAGAGCTTCCGGAAGCGCATCCCCGCCTAACGAAAGGAACGGTCGCAGATTTCAGCAATCACCATTCCCTGCAAAAATGTAACGGAACGCTCAAAGCATCTCATCGATGGGCAGCCACGAGACCAGGCGCATGAGAAGGCGTGAGCCCCAGCGGGTTTCCGGCTCGCGTCGCAGCACGCTTCGTTTCTCCGTCTCGTCACCGCACCAGCACACCGGGCCGGAGCCATGCACATGCCCACCATTCTGCTTCACCTTGGTGGGATTCCCCAGGGACAGCCGCCAGCTCCGCTCGGGCTGCATCCCACCTTCCATGAAGGCGGCAACTTCGCCCGCCAGCTTCTTGTTCTCCACCATCAATCCGATTTCGGTATTCAAGTCTGCCGACCTGGGATCGAGGTTGAAGGTTCCCACAAAGACTTGTTCGCGATCAAACACCACTGCCTTGGTATGCAACACGGTGCGGGGACCGCGATGCTTCCAGTCCTCAGTCGTGTCGCCCAGGGGATAGGGGCGCAGCTCATACAATGCCACGCCTGTTTCGAGCAGCCGCTTGCGATGCTTCGCGTAGCCGGCATGGGCAGGCATCTGGTTGGTGGAGGCCATCGAGTTCGTGAGAACGCACACGTGCACGCCATGATCGATGCGCTCGTGCATGTTCTCAAAGGTCACATTCACTGGCACGAAATAGGCGGACTCCACGAGAATCTCCTTCTTGGATCCACGAGCCTGAGCCGCCAGTGCCTCTGCTACGAGTGGCTCGCCGGTGGGTTTATGCACCTTGCCTGGAAGATCCGCCACCACGCGCACCGGAGCCTTCACCATGCGGGCGGTGATGCGATGGAGTGCCTTCGTGGTCTCCACATCGCTTTCCAATTCCTTCAGGCGTTCATGTTTCTCCCACTGGAAGGCATCAGTCAGTTCCTTGCGCAATCCGGCAAGGCGCTGCTCGGAGCGACGCTTCATGGCGAAGGCATGCACAGGCACGGCCCACTCACTGTTCCAATAGAGGTCGAAGCTTTCAGAAACATCGTTCACGACCGGTCCGCTCACCATGAGGTCCAGATCGCGGAAGTCATACTTCTCATGCAGGCCGAAGTAGTTGTCCGCAATGTTCCTGCCGCCCACGATGGCGATCTGGTTGTCTGCGGCGAAGACCTTGTTGTGCATGCGGCGGTTCAGACGGGAGAAGTCCGCGAGGAACTGGAAGGCACGCCCCACGCCGCTGCGCCGGCGCGAGTTGAACGCATTGAACATCCGCACCTCGATATTCGGGTGTGTGTCCAAGGCTGCCGCAATGAGGTCACGTCCTCCGGTGTGGATTTCATCCATGAGATCGCGGATGCGGTCCTTGCGCTCCAAGTCATCCGGCGTGATCTCCGCCAATGTGTCCTCCAAGTCCGCGGTGGCCGCCCGAGCTGCAGAGGCGAGTTGCTGCAGCATCCCATCTACAATGCCGCGTGACGTGATGTCATCCAGCAGCAGGCGTACCCGCACGCCACGATCCGCAGCCTCGATCAGCTCTGAAAGGAGATAAGTGCCCGTCTGGTCGCCGTCCCAGATGTAGTACTGCATGTCCAGCGACTGGCGGGCAAAGCGTGCCAACGCCACACGCGCAGTGAAGGCCTCCATGCCCTCATGCATTTGCGCGACCTCCGAGATACGGCGGGGTCCCTCGCCTGCACGCAACGCGGAAGGAGCCACCTCCGCCCGCGTGAATGCCGCATTCCTCTCCGGCTTCACAGCCTGGGAGGTAACGGGCGTCTCCCTTCCGTTTTGGGGAATAGCTCGGCAGCTTGATATCAACAGGCTGCCTAAAACAAGAAGTCGCCACAATCCCGGCCCACGCGGCATGCGTGAATCGAGGAAATGGGTGGCCGCGTGCCCCGGCTGCATGCGGCGCTATAGCCGACGCCGCTGCAATCTCAACGGGATAGAAGAAACACGCCCCCGCTCCCGTCACCACGGCATACGAGAGGGACGGGAGTTTGGGGGCGTAAATCTTCAGCCTCGGTCTTAGTTCGACTTCGTTTCCGTTTGCGTGCTCTGCGTAGTAGAGCCGCCGCCACTATTCGTGGTCGTGGTGGAGGAGCTGGACTCCGTCTTCTTTTCGGCGGGTGGGTTCACCACGGTCGTGTTGTGCTCCTCCTTTTTCTCACCTGGAGTCACAATGGTGGTCTTCGACTCACTGGGCGGCACGTTCACATCAGCATCGCAGGATGTCAGGCAGCATGCGGCAAAAGCAGCAGCAAGGGTACAGATCAGGGTTTTCATGTTGTTGAATCGGGTGGTTTGCGCGCACCTTCTGTCTCGCAGACAGCCATGTACGCTTAGCTAAAATTCGCGGCCCTCCGATCTTGCGGATGTCCGGATTAGCCCGCTTTTGCAAGAAGCCCAATTGCGTCATCGCTTTCATCAATGGGCCCCAACAGATTATCAATTCGCGCCCAGCGAGCATTTCCGCAAAATGACACGGCTCCCGTGGGTCGCCCGTCATCCCTTTCATCCAACACTGCCATGCCCAAGCCGGTCCATGTAGGTATCAGTTTCGCCATTTGCACGACGGCGGTGAGCTGCACTTCTTTGCCAGGACCTCATTCCGGCGCTCCCTCCCCGCAGGCTTCCGTGACAGCTCCATCCGATTCACCCAAGATGACTGATCAGACCATCACCCTCTCCTCTGGATTGAAGCTTGGATTCGCGGAGTATGGAGACCCCAAGGGCGTGCCACTGTTCTTCTATCACGGCTGGCCCAGCTCCCGGACCCAGGGTGAGCTGCTCCATGACATTGGCCGGGACTTCAACTTGCGCATCATCTCTCCGGACCGCCCGGGTCTTGGTCTTTCCGATTTCCAGCCGGACCGCAAGCTGCTGGACTGGCCGCCCGTGCTGGATGAGCTGGCCAGGCATCTGGGGGTGGAGAAGTTTCATGTGCTGGGCATCTCCGGCGGAGGCCCCTATGTGCTGGCCACGGCACACTCCATGCCCGAGCGCGTGCTGAGTGCCACGGTGGTCTGCGGCGCACCGCCTCTGC is part of the Roseimicrobium gellanilyticum genome and harbors:
- a CDS encoding sulfatase family protein — its product is MKKLFLLTSALCSFALTVSAQKPDVVVILTDQWSPRYTSWDNPQVKTPHLDQIAKEGMIFDACYTTSPVCMPARVSLITGLYPHNHGHALWGNASGYYVRAETAPMFRDMQQAGYTTAQIGKLHWNSGPEWKREYPTPAEYHKALGLDVVKDIAGPPDNITDRGLYGKYLSGLGLLDGVAKDIRRRYVLWEFEPRASLASVEQYHDSFTTGQAVDFIKAQPKDKPLCLVVSLHSPHPPLDAPGEYATMYDPEKLTLPANVPESFKRESFNVDHATMKKLLANYLGKISLVDHCTGRLVTALKERGTWDNTLVAFTADHGEMMGAHGMLTKGRFYEESARVPLVVRWPAQVKPGRSKAPVQMMDVYPTLVEAAGGKTTPGRFARSLMPIATGKRERIRPVAISEIGDTPPLRIMVRDVRYKYWADESREYLYDLDADPLEMTDLSADPAHQGTMNRMREQLLLQLRSSQVNFAEGYKSKVKRVREEEASRQSPK
- a CDS encoding sulfatase family protein codes for the protein MRFRKLFSLLAIAITFTVGEAARAASSLPNIVVILSDDFGYGSTNAYGADPKLVQTPNMDRLAKEGRRFTDANTTSSVCSPTRYSLLTGRYCWRTTEKHGVLSTFSPLHIESSRLNMASLLKKHGYTTAAVGKWHLGYGKATENPNWRTDYTAELSPGPLDIGFDYHFGVPANHGDLTGVFVENRFVYGLRSGNFPKGIKIPGPGADEEQNFQSTYGPEDTEVGRGNILPLDAPRRKNERVMAQLTLKATRWIEQQPKDKPFFLYFTPVAAHNPITPDKDLAGKSPAGSYGDWIHELDRSVGGILEALEKKGVAQNTLVLFTSDNGGVVKTDDDTPQSQAYKAGLKVNGALRGRKHDVWEGGFKVPFMVRWPGQVQAGSVSHDMISVADILATTAEIIGEPLPSADKAAEDSRSFLAALKGHAKSPVRDDMIVHSSDGVYAIRKGPWKWVEGVPAEGIKLAARKKNGSQFRPQLFNTKDDPAEEKDVSAAHPEVVEELRVLLVRYRDGGYSRELPPVVTKQTEKIATMDKAAGGVVLEATLQEVPGAPWVARKDNWTARDGGLWGSQLAKDKNGAVMRVPASLTDGVIDYEISFDGADRHSLRIEWGDKKGSFRVEVSPEMVGLTKNPSAGEAKDAIERIARKPVKLAQKTWYPVRITFKGDKATVQVNDVTIEGTHAVLGESKNALNFLVFESSAGFRNVRVTR
- a CDS encoding phospholipase D family protein produces the protein MEAFTARVALARFARQSLDMQYYIWDGDQTGTYLLSELIEAADRGVRVRLLLDDITSRGIVDGMLQQLASAARAATADLEDTLAEITPDDLERKDRIRDLMDEIHTGGRDLIAAALDTHPNIEVRMFNAFNSRRRSGVGRAFQFLADFSRLNRRMHNKVFAADNQIAIVGGRNIADNYFGLHEKYDFRDLDLMVSGPVVNDVSESFDLYWNSEWAVPVHAFAMKRRSEQRLAGLRKELTDAFQWEKHERLKELESDVETTKALHRITARMVKAPVRVVADLPGKVHKPTGEPLVAEALAAQARGSKKEILVESAYFVPVNVTFENMHERIDHGVHVCVLTNSMASTNQMPAHAGYAKHRKRLLETGVALYELRPYPLGDTTEDWKHRGPRTVLHTKAVVFDREQVFVGTFNLDPRSADLNTEIGLMVENKKLAGEVAAFMEGGMQPERSWRLSLGNPTKVKQNGGHVHGSGPVCWCGDETEKRSVLRREPETRWGSRLLMRLVSWLPIDEML